The Molothrus ater isolate BHLD 08-10-18 breed brown headed cowbird chromosome 9, BPBGC_Mater_1.1, whole genome shotgun sequence genome includes a region encoding these proteins:
- the LOC118689494 gene encoding flavin-containing monooxygenase 5-like isoform X2: MAARRVAVIGAGASGLCALKCCLDEGLEPTCFERSKDIGGLWRFEEHPEDGRASIYRSVIINTSKEMMCFSDFPIPEDFPNYMHNSKIMEYFRMYAQHFDLLRHIRFRTSVCRVSKRPDFASSGQWEVVTESEGKQEAAVFDAVLVCSGHHTNAHLPLSSFPGLEKFEGCYLHSRDYKNPQPFFGKRVVVVGIGNSGIDIAVELSHTAKQVFLSTRRGSWVLHRVADNGYPFDVSYASRFLHLIQNLVPKSIMNSLMEWKLNARFDHTLYGLKPKHGVLDTHPTVNDDLPNRIISGRVRVKPNIQEFTETSAIFEDGTREDVDAIVFATGYSFSFPFLEGCVKVVENEIPLYKFMFPPDLEKPTLAFIGLIQPWGAIMPISELQSRLAIYVFKGLQGLPPPADMLAEITQTKQRMAERYVKSQRHTIQVDYIPYMDELALQLGVKPNLLSLFLTDPRLAMEVAFGPCTPYQYRLRGPGAWAGARAAILSQRQRVVSALQPRAARRPARPSALPHVLTVLFSIGMIVATLVYVSLSA, encoded by the exons ATGGCTGCTCGGAGAGTGGCCGTCATTGGTGCCGGCGCCTCCGGCCTGTGCGCCCTGAAATGCTGCCTggatgaggggctggagcccacCTGCTTTGAGAGGAGCAAGGACATCGGGGGGCTCTGGCGCTTCGAG GAGCACCCCGAGGACGGCCGTGCCAGCATCTACCGCTCCGTCATCATCAACACCTCCAAGGAGATGATGTGCTTCAGCGacttccccatccctgaggaCTTCCCCAACTACATGCACAACTCCAAGATCATGGAGTACTTCCGCATGTACGCCCAGCACTTCGACCTGCTCCGCCACATCCGCTTCAGG ACCAGCGTGTGCCGCGTGTCCAAGCGCCCCGACTTCGCCAGCAGCGGGCAGTGGGAGGTGGTGACGGAGAGCGAGGGGAAGCAGGAGGCGGCCGTCTTCGACGCCGTGCTGGTGTGCAGCGGGCACCACACCAACGCTCATCTccccctcagctccttcccag ggctggagaagTTTGAGGGCTGCTACCTGCACAGCCGGGACTACAAGAACCCTCAGCCTTTTTTTGGAAAACGAGTGGTCGTTGTTGGCATTGGGAATTCAGGCATCGATATCGCAGTGGAGCTGAGCCACACAGCCAAGCAG GTTTTCCTCAGCACCAGGCGTGGGTCCTGGGTGCTGCACCGGGTGGCAGACAATGGGTACCCCTTTGATGTCAGCTATGCCAGTCGCTTTCTGCACCTCATCCAGAACCTGGTGCCTAAAAGTATCATGAATTCCTTAATGGAGTGGAAGCTGAATGCCCGCTTTGACCACACACTCTATGGCCTAAAGCCCAAGCATGG GGTCCTTGACACACACCCCACGGTCAACGATGACCTGCCCAACCGCATCATTTCAGGCAGGGTGCGGGTGAAGCCAAACATCCAGGAGTTCACAGAGACATCTGCCATCTTTGAGGATGGCACCAGGGAAGATGTCGATGCCATAGTTTTTGCCACAGGATACAGCTTCTCCTTCCCGTTCCTCGAGGGGTGCGTGAAGGTGGTGGAGAACGAGATTCCCCTCTACAAATTCATGTTCCCCCCTGATCTGGAGAAGCCAACACTGGCTTTCATCGGCctcatccagccctggggagccaTCATGCCCATCTCAGAGCTCCAGAGTCGCTTGGCCATCTACGTCTTCAAAG ggctgcagggcctgCCACCACCCGCCGACATGCTGGCCGAAATCACACAAACCAAGCAGAGAATGGCTGAGCG GTACGTGAAGAGCCAGCGGCACACCATCCAGGTGGATTACATCCCTTACATGGACGAGCTCGCCCTCCAGCTGGGGGTCAAGCCCAAcctgctctccctgttcctcacGGACCCCAGGCTGGCCATGGAGGTGGCCTTCGGTCCGTGCACGCCGTACCAGTACCGGCTGCGGGGCCCGGGTGCGTGGGCGGGAGCCAGGGCCGCCATCCTGAGCCAGCGGCAGCGCGTGGTCAGCGCCCTGCAGCCGcgggccgcccgccgccccgcccggcccagCGCCCTGCCCCACGTCCTCACGGTGCTCTTCAGCATCGGCATGATCGTGGCCAC
- the LOC118689494 gene encoding flavin-containing monooxygenase 5-like isoform X1: protein MHCLIGARSGSGESEAQDHHDPLSPLPGSHQSRDTALVFGVGGLNHRRVAGWRDGCYNSLWLNPAPMGDVPGGTGRWPIIARAALSCAPLPQEHPEDGRASIYRSVIINTSKEMMCFSDFPIPEDFPNYMHNSKIMEYFRMYAQHFDLLRHIRFRTSVCRVSKRPDFASSGQWEVVTESEGKQEAAVFDAVLVCSGHHTNAHLPLSSFPGLEKFEGCYLHSRDYKNPQPFFGKRVVVVGIGNSGIDIAVELSHTAKQVFLSTRRGSWVLHRVADNGYPFDVSYASRFLHLIQNLVPKSIMNSLMEWKLNARFDHTLYGLKPKHGVLDTHPTVNDDLPNRIISGRVRVKPNIQEFTETSAIFEDGTREDVDAIVFATGYSFSFPFLEGCVKVVENEIPLYKFMFPPDLEKPTLAFIGLIQPWGAIMPISELQSRLAIYVFKGLQGLPPPADMLAEITQTKQRMAERYVKSQRHTIQVDYIPYMDELALQLGVKPNLLSLFLTDPRLAMEVAFGPCTPYQYRLRGPGAWAGARAAILSQRQRVVSALQPRAARRPARPSALPHVLTVLFSIGMIVATLVYVSLSA from the exons ATGCACTGCCTCATAGGGGCAAGGAGTGGAAGTGGGGAATCTGAGGCACAAGACCACCATGACCCACTGTCACCACTGCCTGGCTCCCACCAGTCCAGAGATACAGccctggtttttggggtggggggtcTCAACCACAGGAGAGTTGCTGGGTGGAGGGATGGGTGCTACAACAGCCTGTGGCTTAATCCTGCACCCATGGGGGACGTGCCAGGCGGGACAGGCAGGTGGCCCATCATTGCCCGGGCAGCGCTGAGCTGTGCCCCCCTCCCACAGGAGCACCCCGAGGACGGCCGTGCCAGCATCTACCGCTCCGTCATCATCAACACCTCCAAGGAGATGATGTGCTTCAGCGacttccccatccctgaggaCTTCCCCAACTACATGCACAACTCCAAGATCATGGAGTACTTCCGCATGTACGCCCAGCACTTCGACCTGCTCCGCCACATCCGCTTCAGG ACCAGCGTGTGCCGCGTGTCCAAGCGCCCCGACTTCGCCAGCAGCGGGCAGTGGGAGGTGGTGACGGAGAGCGAGGGGAAGCAGGAGGCGGCCGTCTTCGACGCCGTGCTGGTGTGCAGCGGGCACCACACCAACGCTCATCTccccctcagctccttcccag ggctggagaagTTTGAGGGCTGCTACCTGCACAGCCGGGACTACAAGAACCCTCAGCCTTTTTTTGGAAAACGAGTGGTCGTTGTTGGCATTGGGAATTCAGGCATCGATATCGCAGTGGAGCTGAGCCACACAGCCAAGCAG GTTTTCCTCAGCACCAGGCGTGGGTCCTGGGTGCTGCACCGGGTGGCAGACAATGGGTACCCCTTTGATGTCAGCTATGCCAGTCGCTTTCTGCACCTCATCCAGAACCTGGTGCCTAAAAGTATCATGAATTCCTTAATGGAGTGGAAGCTGAATGCCCGCTTTGACCACACACTCTATGGCCTAAAGCCCAAGCATGG GGTCCTTGACACACACCCCACGGTCAACGATGACCTGCCCAACCGCATCATTTCAGGCAGGGTGCGGGTGAAGCCAAACATCCAGGAGTTCACAGAGACATCTGCCATCTTTGAGGATGGCACCAGGGAAGATGTCGATGCCATAGTTTTTGCCACAGGATACAGCTTCTCCTTCCCGTTCCTCGAGGGGTGCGTGAAGGTGGTGGAGAACGAGATTCCCCTCTACAAATTCATGTTCCCCCCTGATCTGGAGAAGCCAACACTGGCTTTCATCGGCctcatccagccctggggagccaTCATGCCCATCTCAGAGCTCCAGAGTCGCTTGGCCATCTACGTCTTCAAAG ggctgcagggcctgCCACCACCCGCCGACATGCTGGCCGAAATCACACAAACCAAGCAGAGAATGGCTGAGCG GTACGTGAAGAGCCAGCGGCACACCATCCAGGTGGATTACATCCCTTACATGGACGAGCTCGCCCTCCAGCTGGGGGTCAAGCCCAAcctgctctccctgttcctcacGGACCCCAGGCTGGCCATGGAGGTGGCCTTCGGTCCGTGCACGCCGTACCAGTACCGGCTGCGGGGCCCGGGTGCGTGGGCGGGAGCCAGGGCCGCCATCCTGAGCCAGCGGCAGCGCGTGGTCAGCGCCCTGCAGCCGcgggccgcccgccgccccgcccggcccagCGCCCTGCCCCACGTCCTCACGGTGCTCTTCAGCATCGGCATGATCGTGGCCAC
- the LOC118689495 gene encoding flavin-containing monooxygenase 5-like, with translation MAKKVAIIGGGSSGLCAIKACLQEGLQPVCFERTGDIGGLWRFEEHPEDGRASIYRSVIINTSKEMMCFSDFPIPEDFPNYMHNSKIMEYFRMYAQHFDLLRHIRFRTSVCRVSKRPDFASSGQWEVVTESEGKQEAAVFDAVLVCSGHHTNAHLPLSSFPGIEKFKGHYLHSRDYKDAQAFTDKRVVVIGIGNSGSDLAVEISQTAQQVFLSTRRGAWIFNRVGDQGYPIDTILTTRLKTFLQGLLSSSITCDYMEKKLNARFDHSRYGLKPKHRVFQQHPTVNDDLPNRIISGRVRVKPNIQEFTETSAIFEDGTREDVDAIVFATGYSFSFPFLEGCVKVVENEIPLYKFMFPPDLEKPTLAFIGLIQPLGAIMPISELQSRWATRVFKGLNELPLQHDMEADIEQKKEAMAKRYVKSQRHTIQVDYIPYMDELAHQLGVKPNLLSLFLMDPRLAMEVAFGPCTPYQYRLRGPGAWEGAREAILTQQQRILKPLQTRPVEESTSAPAMPLIFKLIGAVAILAAIFAYL, from the exons ATGGCAAAGAAAGTGGCCATCATCGGCGGGGGCAGCAGCGGGCTGTGCGCCATCAAAGCCTgcctgcaggaggggctgcagcccgtCTGCTTCGAGAGGACCGGCGACATCGGAGGCCTCTGGAGGTTTGAG GAGCACCCCGAGGACGGCCGTGCCAGCATCTACCGCTCCGTCATCATCAACACCTCCAAGGAGATGATGTGCTTCAGCGacttccccatccctgaggaCTTCCCCAACTACATGCACAACTCCAAGATCATGGAGTACTTCCGCATGTATGCCCAGCACTTCGACCTGCTCCGCCACATCCGCTTCAGG ACCAGCGTGTGCCGCGTGTCCAAGCGCCCTGACTTCGCCAGCAGCGGGCAGTGGGAGGTGGTGACGGAGAGCGAGGGGAAGCAGGAGGCGGCCGTCTTCGACGCCGTGCTGGTGTGCAGCGGGCACCACACCAACGCTCATCTccccctcagctccttcccag GAATTGAGAAGTTCAAGGGCCACTATCTCCACAGCCGAGACTACAAGGATGCTCAGGCTTTCACAGACAAAAGAGTTGTTGTCATCGGGATTGGGAATTCAGGGTCAGACCTGGCTGTGGAGATCAGCCAAACAGCCCAGCAG GTGTTCCTCAGCACCCGCCGGGGTGCCTGGATCTTCAACCGCGTTGGAGATCAGGGCTACCCCATCGACACCATCTTAACCACCCGCCTGAAGACattcctgcaggggctgctcagctcATCCATCACATGCGACTACATGGAGAAGAAGCTGAATGCCAGGTTTGATCACTCACGTTACGGCCTCAAGCCAAAGCACAG GGTCTTTCAACAGCACCCCACTGTCAACGATGATCTGCCCAACCGCATCATTTCGGGCAGGGTGCGGGTGAAGCCAAACATCCAGGAGTTCACAGAGACATCTGCCATCTTTGAGGATGGCACCAGGGAAGATGTCGATGCCATAGTTTTTGCCACAGGATACAGCTTCTCCTTCCCGTTCCTCGAGGGTTGCGTGAAGGTGGTGGAGAACGAGATTCCCCTCTACAAATTCATGTTCCCCCCTGATCTGGAGAAGCCAACACTGGCTTTCATCGGCCTCATCCAGCCCCTAGGAGCCATCATGCCCATCTCAGAGCTCCAGAGTCGCTGGGCCACCCGTGTCTTCAAAG GGCTGAAcgagctgcccctgcagcacgACATGGAGGCTGACATTGAGCAGAAGAAAGAAGCGATGGCAAAGCG gTACGTGAAGAGCCAGCGGCACACCATCCAGGTGGATTACATCCCTTACATGGACGAGCTCGCCCACCAGCTGGGGGTCAAGCCCAAcctgctctccctgttcctcatGGACCCCAGGCTGGCCATGGAGGTGGCCTTCGGTCCGTGCACGCCGTACCAGTACCGGCTGCGGGGCCCGGGCGCGTGGGAGGGTGCCAGGGAAGCCatcctcacccagcagcagcgCATCCTCAAGCCCCTGCAGACACGACCCGTGGAAGAGAGCacctcagcccctgccatgcCCCTCATCTTCAAGCTGATCGGGGCCGTGGCCATCCTGGCAGCCATTTTTGCTTACTTGTAG
- the PLPP6 gene encoding polyisoprenoid diphosphate/phosphate phosphohydrolase PLPP6, which produces MPSPRSGRERRAGSGGRLEFLSLSQRGPAAPDSPSRRREPAGAAAAPLPEEDCMKLNPSFVGIALSSLLAIDLWASKRLGVCAGEGSAWGSARPLMKVIEVSGHGIPWVLGTFYGLWHTDSSAAREVLLNLLFALLLDLVMVSVVKGLVKRPRPTHNKMDMFVTISVDKYSFPSGHATRAALVCRFVLRHLVLAVPLRVLVVLWALIVSISRVMLGRHNMTDVLFGLLLGYALYGVVEHCWLSPATAPALFALWSR; this is translated from the exons ATGCCGAGCCCCCGGAGCGGCCGCGAGCGGCGCgccggcagcggcggccgccTGGAGTTCCTGTCGCTGAGCCAGCGCGGGCCCGCCGCCCCCGACAGCCCGTCCCGCCGCAGGGAGCccgccggcgccgccgccgcgccgctgCCCGAGGAGGACTGCATGAAGCTGAACCCGTCCTTCGTGGGCATcgccctcagctccctgctcgcCATCGACCTCTGGGCCTCCAAGCGCCTGGGGGTCTGCGCTGGGGAGGGCTCGGCCTGGGGCAGTGCCCGCCCCCTCATGAAGGTCATCGAGGTGTCGGGGCACGGCATCCCCTGGGTGCTCGGCACCTTCTACGGGCTCTGGCACACTGACAGCTCGGCGgccagggaggtgctgctcaACCTGCTCTTTG CGTTGCTGCTGGACCTGGTGATGGTGTCGGTGGTGAAGGGGCTCGTCAAGCGGCCGCGGCCCACGCACAACAAGATGGACATGTTCGTCACCATCTCGGTGGACAAGTACTCCTTCCCCTCGGGCCACGCCACCAGGGCCGCTCTCGTCTGCCGCTTCGTGCTGCGCCACCTGGTCCTGGCCGTGCCGCTGCGTGTGCTCGTGGTGCTCTGGGCCCTCATCGTCAGCATCTCCCGGGTCATGCTGGGCAGGCACAACATGACGGACGTACTCTtcgggctgctgctgggctACGCGCTCTACGGCGTGGtggagcactgctggctgtCCCCGGCCACCGCGCCCGCCCTCTTCGCGCTCTGGAGCCGCTGA
- the FAM78B gene encoding protein FAM78B, whose product MGCLQSVACKARVRREQIVVSDVSATIEPAATAIEESSPVVLRYRTPYFRASARVLMPPIARRHTWVVGWIQACNHMEFYNTYSDLGVSSWELPDLREGRVKAISDSDGVSYPWYGNTTETVTLVGPTNKISRFSVSMNDNFYPSVTWAVPVSNSNVPLLTRIKRDQSFTTWLVAMNTTTKEKIILQTIKWRMRVDIEVDPMQLLGQRARLVGRTQQEQPRILSRMEPIPPNALVKPNANDAQVLMWRPKRGQPIVVIPPK is encoded by the exons ATGGGGTGCCTGCAGAGCGTGGCCTGCAAGGCGCGGGTGCGCCGCGAGCAGATCGTGGTGTCGGACGTGTCGGCCACCATCGAGCCGGCGGCCACGGCCATCGAGGAGAGCTCGCCGGTGGTGCTGCGGTACCGCACGCCCTACTTCCGCGCCTCCGCCCGCGTCCTCATGCCGCCCATCGCCCGCCGGCACACCTGGGTGGTGGGCTGGATCCAGGCCTGCAACCACATGGAGTTCTACAACACCTACAGCGACCTGGGCGT GTcgagctgggagctgcctgacCTGCGGGAAGGGCGAGTAAAAGCCATCAGCGATTCGGATGGGGTGAGCTACCCCTGGTACGGAAACACCACAGAAACCGTGACCCTGGTGGGGCCCACTAACAAGATCTCCAGGTTCTCGGTGAGCATGAACGACAATTTCTACCCCAGCGTGACGTGGGCCGTGCCCGTGAGCAACAGCAACGTGCCACTGCTGACCAGGATTAAAAGGGACCAGAGCTTCACCACGTGGCTCGTGGCCATGAACACCACCACCAAGGAGAAGATCATCCTGCAGACCATCAAGTGGAGGATGCGGGTGGACATTGAGGTGGACCccatgcagctgctggggcagagggcGCGGCTGGTGGGCAGgactcagcaggagcagccgcGGATCCTCAGCAGGATGGAGCCCATCCCGCCCAACGCACTCGTGAAGCCCAACGCCAACGACGCCCAGGTGCTCATGTGGAGACCCAAGCGAGGGCAGCCCATCGTGGTGATACCTCCCAAGTAG
- the PRDX6 gene encoding peroxiredoxin-6, whose protein sequence is MPGLLLGDEAPNFEADTTQGRIRFHDFLGDSWGILFSHPRDFTPVCTTELGRAAKLAPEFSKRNVKMIALSIDSVQDHLSWCKDINAYNGEQPAEKLPFPIIADKNRELAVKLGMLDPDEQDKDGMPLTARVVFVFGPDKKLKLSILYPATTGRNFDEILRVVDSLQLTAYKKVATPVDWKPGDSVMVVPTLPDEEAKKLFPKGVFTKELPSGKKYLRYTPQPE, encoded by the exons AtgccggggctgctgctgggggatgaGGCGCCCAACTTCGAGGCGGACACCACGCAGGGTCGCATCCGCTTCCACGACTTCCTGGGAGACTC GTGGGGCATCCTGTTCTCCCACCCGCGGGACTTCACCCCCGTGTGCACCACGGAGCTGGGCCGGGCGGCCAAGCTGGCACCCGAGTTCAGCAAGCGCAACGTGAAGATGATCGCGCTCTCCATCGACAGCGTGCAGGACCACCTCTCCTGGTGCAAG GACATCAATGCCTACAACggggagcagcctgcagagaaGCTGCCCTTCCCCATCATTGCTGACAAGAACCGGGAGCTGGCTGTCAAGCTGGGCATGCTGGACCCGGACGAGCAGGACAAGGACGGGATGCCCCTGACAGCTCGAGTG gtgttCGTTTTTGGCCCTGACAAGAAGCTGAAGCTCTCTATCCTGTACCCAGCCACCACTGGGAGAAACTTTGATGAGATCCTGAGAGTGGTGGActccctgcagctcacagcatACAAGAAGGTCGCTACCCCTGTGGACTGGaag CCCGGTGACAGCGTCATGGTCGTGCCCACCTTACCTGACGAGGAGGCCAAGAAGCTCTTCCCCAAAGGTGTCTTCACCAAGGAGCTGCCCTCAGGCAAGAAGTACCTGCGCTACACCCCACAGCCAGAGTga